The window GGTCAGCGCCATGTGGGCGGTCGGTCCGGCCTTCGCAGCGCTGTACGTGTTCAGTGTGCTGAAGGGCAATCAGCTGGACCGGGAGAAGGATGCGGTGGACGCCGCCCATTGGCGTGCACAGGAGGCCGAAGGGGCCGACGGAGCCGCCTGAGCTAGGCTCCCCACCATGACTTCACAGCGCACTCTCGTCCTGCTCAAGCCCGACGCCGTCAAGCGCGGCCTGCGCGGGGAGATCATCCGCCGCATCGAGGCCAAGGGCTACACCATCTCCGCCCTGGCCCAGCGCACCGCCACCGATGACGAGCTGTCCGCCCACTACGCCGAGCACGAGGGCAAGCCCTTCTACCCCGGCCTGGTGGAGTACATGGGTGCCGCACCCCTGGTCGCCCTGGTGCTCGAAGGTGAGGGCGTCATCGCCGGTTTCCGCTCCCTGGCCGGCGCCACCAACCCCACCGAGGCCGCCCCCGGCACCATCCGCGGTGATCTGGCCCGCGAGTGGGACCTGCCGGTGATCCAGAACCTGGTGCACGGCTCCGACTCGGTCGAGTCCGCCGCCCGCGAGATCAGCATCTGGTTCCCCGAGCTGGGCTGAGCTCCCTGCCGGGCCGCCCTCATCCGCCGCACACGCAGGAATGTGGCGCGCTGCAGGAACGTGGCGCACTGCGGGAACGTGGCGCGCCGCACAGTGAGCGATGCGAGATCGGGACAAATCCGCAGGGCACAATGGACCCCATGGGTACTGGTGTCGTCACGGTCGGGTTCCTGCTTCTCGCGCTGCTCGCGGCTGTCGCGATCCTCGCGGCAGTCGCCATGCCCAACATCCGCCGCTCCCGTGAGTCCGGTTCCGCGCCGACTGCATCGCTGCGCACCGATCGCCACACCTCGCGCACCGGCCGCGGCGCCTGATTCCCGCGCCGTTCGCTCGAACCAGCCGACCGGCCACCCTGCGT is drawn from Brachybacterium muris and contains these coding sequences:
- the ndk gene encoding nucleoside-diphosphate kinase — translated: MTSQRTLVLLKPDAVKRGLRGEIIRRIEAKGYTISALAQRTATDDELSAHYAEHEGKPFYPGLVEYMGAAPLVALVLEGEGVIAGFRSLAGATNPTEAAPGTIRGDLAREWDLPVIQNLVHGSDSVESAAREISIWFPELG